In the genome of Halostella limicola, one region contains:
- a CDS encoding DUF7522 family protein has protein sequence MENALLADESADRIVTLCRTAIGDSLRSITYFTRDDFEQLYLRDDLEQDADLTGFIGHEWQDFKNTQTAYEGSELGDYEYTIRAFENGYLVRVTTDREGVFATTGSLTLQQYEEVAAAISKVLRER, from the coding sequence ATGGAAAACGCACTCCTCGCCGACGAGTCGGCCGACCGGATCGTCACGCTCTGTCGCACGGCTATCGGGGACAGCCTGCGCTCGATCACGTACTTCACCCGCGACGACTTCGAGCAGCTGTACCTCCGGGACGACCTGGAGCAGGACGCGGACCTGACGGGCTTCATCGGCCACGAGTGGCAGGACTTCAAGAACACGCAGACCGCCTACGAGGGCTCCGAGCTCGGCGACTACGAGTACACCATCCGCGCGTTCGAGAACGGCTATCTGGTGCGCGTGACGACCGACCGCGAGGGCGTGTTCGCGACGACCGGCAGCCTCACGCTCCAGCAGTACGAGGAGGTCGCGGCGGCGATCTCGAAGGTCCTCCGGGAGCGGTAG
- a CDS encoding ribonuclease H-like domain-containing protein yields the protein MRIENSFIPVRGVGETTERRLWRDGITRWEEFDPDALGPTTGERVESFIADAWEHLDDGNAEFFAEQFPGGEHWRLYENFRDETCYFDIETTGLSADYNDVTTVSFHRDGETTTLVRGEDLTAERVREQFEGASLVATFNGKRFDVPFLEQSFDLSIDVPHVDLMYPCKRLGLSGGLKAVERDIGLERDRPDISGEDAVRLWREYEAGDDEALETLVSYNREDAVNLETLMETVCERLHEDVFACECPD from the coding sequence GTGCGAATCGAGAACAGCTTCATCCCCGTCCGCGGCGTGGGCGAGACGACCGAGCGACGCCTCTGGCGCGACGGCATCACGCGCTGGGAGGAGTTCGACCCCGACGCCCTCGGCCCGACGACGGGCGAGCGCGTCGAGTCGTTCATCGCCGACGCCTGGGAGCACCTGGACGACGGGAACGCCGAGTTCTTCGCCGAGCAGTTCCCCGGCGGCGAGCACTGGAGGCTCTACGAGAACTTCCGAGACGAGACCTGCTACTTCGACATCGAGACGACCGGCCTGAGCGCCGACTACAACGACGTGACGACCGTGAGCTTCCACCGCGACGGCGAGACGACCACGCTCGTCCGCGGCGAGGACCTCACCGCCGAGCGCGTCCGCGAACAGTTCGAGGGCGCGTCGCTCGTCGCCACGTTCAACGGCAAGCGCTTCGACGTCCCCTTCCTGGAGCAGTCGTTCGACCTCTCTATCGACGTGCCCCACGTCGACCTCATGTACCCCTGCAAGCGCCTCGGCCTCTCGGGCGGCCTGAAGGCCGTCGAGCGCGACATCGGCCTCGAACGCGACCGCCCCGATATCTCCGGCGAGGACGCCGTCCGCCTCTGGCGGGAGTACGAGGCGGGCGACGACGAGGCGCTGGAGACGCTCGTCTCCTACAACCGAGAGGACGCCGTCAACCTCGAAACGCTGATGGAGACGGTGTGCGAGCGCCTCCACGAGGACGTGTTCGCCTGCGAGTGTCCGGACTGA
- a CDS encoding GNAT family N-acetyltransferase, with translation MPGARVASGERVTLRTAEQEDVPFLQRGCTDPEIRYPLGTPVRNQEEIEIWDDDAGSDRFIVCLDGDETGPGQPDEVVEFGESPDDHAEDAAVRRIGMVAVQDADYKRPELGYWLVPEVHGEGYGTEAVSLLVDYAFRTYDAPAVGAGAFGFNDASRGLLESLGFAEEGRRRKFMFVDGAHRDMVQYGLLREEWRDGNG, from the coding sequence ATGCCTGGAGCACGCGTCGCGAGCGGCGAGCGAGTCACGCTCCGGACGGCCGAGCAGGAGGACGTCCCCTTCCTCCAGCGCGGCTGTACCGACCCCGAGATCCGCTATCCGCTCGGCACACCGGTCAGGAATCAGGAGGAGATCGAGATCTGGGACGACGACGCCGGGTCGGACCGATTCATCGTCTGTCTCGACGGTGACGAGACAGGGCCGGGCCAGCCCGACGAGGTAGTGGAGTTCGGGGAGTCGCCCGACGACCACGCCGAAGACGCCGCCGTGCGGCGGATCGGCATGGTCGCCGTGCAGGACGCCGACTACAAGCGCCCGGAGCTCGGCTACTGGCTGGTCCCGGAGGTCCACGGCGAGGGCTACGGGACGGAGGCCGTCTCGCTCCTCGTCGACTACGCGTTCCGAACGTACGACGCGCCCGCCGTGGGCGCGGGGGCGTTCGGGTTCAACGACGCCTCCCGGGGGTTGCTGGAGTCGCTCGGCTTCGCCGAAGAGGGGCGCCGCCGGAAGTTCATGTTCGTCGACGGCGCGCACCGCGACATGGTGCAGTACGGGCTCCTCCGCGAGGAGTGGCGCGACGGGAACGGGTGA
- a CDS encoding hemolysin family protein yields MVDVVFSAGRVLAALFLVALNGFFVAAEFAYVRIRSTAVDQLVEEGKTGAKLLEDAMNNLDDYLATTQLGITIASLGLGWIGEPAVAALIEPVVAPFLSESMLHLVAFAVGFGTITFLHVVFGELAPKTIAIARAEHVALLVAPPMKFFYYIFIPGIVVFNGTANFFTRLIGIPPASETEETLTEEEILTVLTRSGSKGHVDKGEVEMVERVFALDDTTVREAMVPRPDVVTVAADLPLSELRSRIVEAGHTRYPVLDEDDDDRVVGFVDAKDVLRANEPAGDQTKQVTAGDIARDMPVIPETGNVDDLLTEFQNERVQMAAVIDEWGSLEGVATVEDVVELIVGDIQDVFDAAEPEPAIDRIGAGTYVVDGSVPLSQVNENLDAEFEVEDFGTIGGLVLDRLGRAPEIGDTVDADGYALEVQEVEGARIASVIVREGTANDGAADPDDRESATE; encoded by the coding sequence GTGGTAGATGTCGTCTTCTCGGCGGGGCGCGTCCTCGCCGCGCTGTTCCTGGTCGCGCTGAACGGCTTTTTCGTCGCCGCGGAGTTCGCCTACGTCCGGATCCGATCGACGGCCGTCGACCAGCTCGTCGAGGAGGGGAAGACGGGGGCGAAGCTGCTAGAGGACGCGATGAACAATCTGGACGACTACCTCGCGACGACCCAGCTCGGGATCACCATCGCCTCGCTGGGGCTGGGGTGGATCGGCGAACCGGCCGTGGCGGCGCTGATCGAGCCGGTGGTGGCGCCGTTCCTGTCGGAGAGCATGCTCCACCTCGTCGCCTTCGCCGTCGGGTTCGGCACCATCACGTTCCTCCACGTCGTCTTCGGCGAACTGGCGCCGAAGACGATCGCGATCGCGAGGGCGGAGCACGTCGCCCTGCTCGTCGCGCCGCCGATGAAGTTCTTCTACTACATCTTCATCCCCGGGATCGTCGTGTTCAACGGGACGGCCAACTTCTTCACGCGCCTTATCGGCATCCCGCCGGCCTCCGAGACGGAGGAGACGCTCACCGAGGAGGAGATCCTGACCGTCCTCACCCGCTCCGGCAGCAAGGGCCACGTCGACAAGGGAGAGGTCGAGATGGTCGAGCGCGTGTTCGCGCTCGACGACACGACGGTCCGCGAAGCGATGGTCCCGCGCCCGGACGTCGTGACCGTGGCGGCCGACCTCCCGCTGTCGGAGCTCCGGTCGCGAATAGTCGAGGCCGGCCACACGCGATACCCGGTGCTCGACGAGGACGACGACGACAGGGTCGTCGGCTTCGTCGACGCCAAGGACGTCCTCCGGGCGAACGAACCCGCCGGCGACCAGACGAAACAGGTCACAGCCGGCGACATCGCTCGCGACATGCCGGTCATCCCGGAAACTGGCAACGTCGACGACCTCCTCACCGAGTTCCAGAACGAACGCGTCCAGATGGCCGCCGTGATTGACGAGTGGGGATCGCTGGAGGGCGTCGCCACCGTGGAGGACGTCGTCGAACTGATCGTCGGCGATATCCAGGACGTGTTCGACGCCGCCGAGCCCGAGCCAGCGATCGACCGCATCGGCGCCGGCACCTACGTCGTCGACGGGAGCGTACCCCTCTCGCAGGTCAACGAGAACCTCGACGCCGAGTTCGAGGTCGAGGACTTCGGGACGATCGGCGGGCTGGTGCTCGACCGACTCGGGCGCGCGCCGGAGATCGGCGATACCGTCGACGCGGACGGCTACGCGCTGGAAGTGCAGGAGGTGGAGGGAGCGCGGATCGCGAGCGTCATCGTCCGCGAGGGGACGGCGAACGACGGGGCGGCGGACCCGGACGACCGGGAGTCCGCGACCGAGTGA
- a CDS encoding HAD family hydrolase, translating to MRYDAILFDHDGVITTPPALDLLHAAARETFAEAGVESPPDQHVEGLALGVTVDWLDGVCAEYGLDRDEFWSLRDGTAAAFQREAIRDGEKTLYDDVPVIGALDHDLGIVSTNQHETIEFVLEHFDLADRFETYYGREPTVESVRRKKPNPHYVERAMSDLSAERALFVGDSETDVEAARNAGIDSAYLHRPHCDGALTVEPTYELDSLTDLHDLPGVRTADAERSETVSES from the coding sequence ATGCGATACGACGCGATCCTCTTCGACCACGACGGCGTCATCACCACGCCGCCCGCGCTCGACCTGCTTCACGCCGCCGCTCGCGAGACGTTCGCCGAGGCCGGCGTCGAGTCGCCGCCGGACCAGCACGTCGAGGGCCTCGCGCTGGGCGTCACCGTCGACTGGCTGGACGGCGTCTGCGCGGAGTACGGGCTCGACCGCGACGAGTTCTGGTCGCTCCGCGACGGCACCGCCGCCGCCTTCCAGCGCGAGGCGATCCGCGACGGGGAGAAGACGCTGTACGACGACGTCCCGGTCATCGGCGCTCTCGACCACGACCTGGGCATCGTGAGCACGAACCAGCACGAGACGATCGAGTTCGTCCTGGAGCACTTCGACCTCGCCGACCGGTTCGAGACGTACTACGGGCGCGAGCCGACCGTCGAGAGCGTCCGCCGGAAGAAGCCGAACCCCCACTACGTGGAGCGGGCCATGTCGGACCTGAGCGCCGAGCGTGCGCTGTTCGTCGGCGACAGCGAGACCGACGTCGAGGCGGCCCGCAACGCCGGCATCGACTCGGCCTACCTCCACCGCCCTCACTGCGACGGCGCGCTGACGGTCGAGCCGACGTACGAACTCGACTCGCTGACGGACCTGCACGACCTCCCCGGCGTTCGGACCGCCGACGCCGAACGCTCCGAAACGGTCTCGGAGTCCTGA